A portion of the Deinococcus peraridilitoris DSM 19664 genome contains these proteins:
- a CDS encoding sensor domain-containing diguanylate cyclase codes for MPPSLPHDEYQRIQALARYQVLDTLPEEAFDRITRLAARVLDVPVAIVNFIDGHRQWGKACYGLGSSEVPREDSFCAWAILSDEVMVVPDARNDGRFADNPMVTGRPHVHLYAGAPLITPDGYPLGTLCVTDDHPRPFGERERSILQDLAAMVIDELELRLKRLELEREAQASALLIQSLRKNTSYAETLLAVSTLLELDLEPREMTQRVVELVSHVTEATWGGLVLVTENQAQVVTAWSRSALSENFGRIVSQGVPRGQGLIWQALERGEALYIERYAEQTGALPALIEVGVQSAAFVPLGEVGGATFVFCGVRLTGAQGWSTQDRALIEAAARSVSVTLQRSRHLSELQTAALTDSFTGLGNRRAFEMHVETALQGYPAISLAVLDIDDMRGLNAREGHARGDLLLRSFSNVLVTAVDHADRVYRLGGDEFAIVVRPPPSPGVQDMEQDIVQRLERISEIMGRTGFEGFSVSVGVASAPAEGRSLSALLRVADERMYRQKRERYVRRGESGE; via the coding sequence ATGCCTCCTTCGTTGCCGCACGATGAATACCAGCGGATTCAAGCGCTGGCCCGCTATCAGGTGCTCGATACCCTGCCCGAGGAAGCCTTCGACCGCATCACCCGCCTGGCAGCCCGCGTTCTCGATGTCCCGGTAGCCATTGTCAACTTCATCGACGGGCACCGGCAGTGGGGCAAGGCTTGCTACGGCCTGGGGAGCAGTGAGGTGCCCCGCGAGGATTCCTTCTGTGCCTGGGCAATCCTCTCCGACGAGGTGATGGTGGTTCCCGATGCCCGAAACGACGGGCGCTTTGCTGACAACCCCATGGTGACCGGCAGGCCCCATGTGCATCTCTATGCTGGCGCGCCGCTGATCACCCCGGACGGCTATCCCCTGGGCACCCTCTGCGTGACCGACGACCATCCCCGACCTTTTGGTGAACGCGAACGCAGCATTCTGCAGGACCTCGCTGCCATGGTGATCGACGAACTCGAACTGCGCCTGAAACGCCTGGAGCTGGAGCGAGAAGCGCAAGCTTCGGCTCTGCTGATTCAAAGTTTGCGGAAAAACACTTCCTACGCCGAAACGCTGCTGGCCGTTTCGACCCTGCTGGAGCTCGACCTGGAGCCGCGTGAAATGACACAACGGGTCGTTGAGCTCGTTTCGCACGTGACCGAAGCCACTTGGGGCGGCCTGGTTCTCGTCACCGAAAACCAGGCCCAGGTGGTCACCGCCTGGAGCCGCTCGGCCCTCAGTGAAAACTTCGGACGCATCGTCTCGCAGGGCGTTCCCCGCGGACAGGGTCTGATCTGGCAGGCGCTGGAGCGCGGTGAGGCACTGTATATCGAGCGCTACGCCGAGCAAACAGGTGCCTTGCCGGCGCTCATCGAGGTCGGAGTGCAGTCGGCGGCATTCGTGCCGCTCGGTGAGGTCGGCGGCGCCACCTTTGTGTTCTGTGGTGTCCGCCTGACCGGTGCCCAAGGCTGGAGTACCCAGGACCGCGCCCTGATCGAGGCCGCCGCGCGCAGCGTCAGCGTCACCCTGCAGCGCAGCAGGCACCTGAGCGAACTCCAGACTGCCGCGCTGACCGACAGCTTCACTGGTCTTGGCAACCGCCGCGCGTTCGAAATGCACGTCGAAACTGCCTTGCAGGGCTACCCTGCCATCAGCCTGGCCGTCCTCGACATCGACGATATGCGCGGCCTCAACGCCCGCGAAGGGCACGCCCGAGGAGACTTGCTGCTGCGCAGCTTCTCCAACGTCCTCGTCACGGCCGTGGACCACGCGGACCGGGTCTATCGCCTCGGCGGCGACGAATTTGCCATTGTCGTGCGCCCGCCGCCCAGCCCGGGGGTGCAGGATATGGAACAGGACATCGTGCAGCGCCTGGAGCGCATCAGCGAAATCATGGGTCGCACAGGCTTTGAAGGATTCAGCGTGAGTGTGGGGGTGGCCAGTGCGCCAGCTGAAGGGCGCAGCCTCTCGGCGCTGCTGAGGGTAGCGGATGAGCGGATGTACCGGCAGAAGAGGGAACGGTATGTGCGGCGGGGGGAGAGCGGTGAGTGA
- a CDS encoding universal stress protein — MFERVLVMMDFSEAALRALETVKTHFPTADITLLHVLESSNLSEAFRTPSAGIGGTPRVREARQDAWEAEVLTRLAELGGGEVLRGDPAEIALAHADRIDLIAVGTGAKSGLSQLLFGSVATRIVRDSPVPVLTVRAL; from the coding sequence ATGTTTGAGCGGGTGCTGGTGATGATGGACTTCTCCGAGGCGGCGCTGCGGGCACTGGAAACGGTGAAGACCCACTTCCCGACGGCCGACATCACACTCCTGCATGTACTGGAGTCTTCCAACCTGTCTGAAGCCTTTCGGACACCCTCGGCGGGCATTGGAGGCACGCCGAGGGTACGTGAGGCCCGACAGGACGCCTGGGAAGCCGAGGTGCTGACGCGTCTGGCCGAGTTGGGTGGTGGCGAGGTGCTGCGCGGTGATCCGGCCGAAATCGCGCTGGCGCACGCCGACCGGATCGATTTGATCGCGGTGGGCACCGGTGCGAAGAGCGGCCTGTCGCAGCTGCTGTTCGGTTCGGTCGCTACCCGCATCGTGCGGGATTCGCCGGTACCGGTGTTGACCGTGCGGGCGTTGTAG
- a CDS encoding UDP-N-acetylmuramoyl-L-alanyl-D-glutamate--2,6-diaminopimelate ligase, with amino-acid sequence MKLSHLAAALHLPSPPHDPEVEGVTHVAQWVKPGDVFVAIQGARHDGHNFIAQVVERGAVAVAGEGYARPCAVPYLQVPSARAALADLAAELSQHPSRTLRTVGVTGTDGKTTTSWLTLHLLRTAGLQTGLLSTVGYQLPDGLLRHFPAHFTTPEAPQVQATLREIVEAGGQAAVVEASSHALALERLRAVEWEVGVWTHLSSEHLDFHGTVEAYFAEKRKLIERARFAVLNADDPWTERLKLGDHTTYGVDSEATWRAHGIEEIAAGLRFRVTSPLGDFGVELPMIGRFNVQNALGAMAAATHLGADAAQLQAGLASFGGVPGRMQIVSGGPRRVIVDFAHTPPSLEKALLALRQTTAGRLIVVIGSAGGARDPSKRAPLGAVATTLADQAIFTEEDHRDTPLEEILTEMARGARAAGRQNFELVPDRRDAIQRALSQARAGDTVLLAGKGPEDTLERGHVLLPWNEVEEARAALAGGAHV; translated from the coding sequence GTGAAGCTCTCCCACCTCGCCGCTGCCCTCCACCTCCCCTCCCCACCCCACGACCCCGAAGTCGAGGGCGTCACCCACGTCGCGCAGTGGGTCAAGCCGGGCGACGTGTTTGTGGCGATTCAGGGCGCGCGGCATGACGGGCATAACTTCATCGCCCAGGTGGTGGAGCGTGGCGCGGTCGCGGTGGCGGGCGAGGGCTACGCTAGGCCCTGCGCCGTGCCGTACCTGCAGGTGCCAAGCGCGCGGGCTGCGCTGGCCGACCTGGCGGCGGAGCTGTCGCAGCATCCCAGCCGGACGCTCCGCACGGTCGGTGTGACCGGCACCGACGGCAAGACCACGACCAGCTGGTTGACGCTGCATCTGCTCCGGACGGCAGGGCTGCAGACGGGCTTGCTGTCCACCGTGGGCTACCAGCTGCCCGATGGGCTTTTGCGGCACTTTCCGGCGCACTTCACAACGCCGGAAGCGCCTCAGGTACAGGCGACGCTGCGCGAGATCGTTGAGGCCGGCGGTCAGGCGGCGGTGGTAGAGGCGAGCAGTCACGCGCTGGCCCTGGAGCGTTTGCGGGCAGTGGAGTGGGAGGTGGGCGTGTGGACGCACTTGTCGAGCGAGCACCTGGATTTCCATGGCACGGTCGAGGCGTACTTTGCCGAGAAACGCAAATTGATCGAGCGGGCACGGTTTGCGGTGCTCAATGCCGATGACCCGTGGACCGAGCGGTTGAAGCTGGGCGATCACACGACCTACGGGGTGGACAGCGAGGCCACCTGGCGGGCGCATGGCATCGAGGAAATCGCGGCTGGGCTGCGGTTTCGCGTGACGTCTCCCCTGGGTGACTTTGGGGTGGAGCTGCCCATGATCGGACGCTTCAACGTTCAGAACGCCCTCGGGGCGATGGCGGCAGCGACACATCTGGGAGCGGACGCAGCACAGCTCCAGGCGGGCCTGGCGTCGTTCGGCGGAGTACCGGGCCGCATGCAGATCGTTTCCGGGGGGCCACGCCGGGTCATCGTGGACTTCGCGCACACCCCGCCCAGCCTGGAGAAGGCGCTGCTGGCTTTGCGCCAGACGACGGCGGGCCGCCTGATCGTGGTGATCGGCTCGGCGGGTGGAGCGCGTGATCCTTCCAAGCGCGCCCCATTGGGCGCCGTGGCCACGACCTTGGCCGATCAGGCGATCTTCACGGAAGAGGATCACCGGGACACGCCGCTGGAGGAAATCCTGACTGAAATGGCGCGTGGCGCGCGCGCTGCAGGCAGGCAGAACTTCGAGCTGGTACCTGACCGGCGCGACGCGATTCAGCGGGCGCTGTCTCAGGCGCGTGCGGGTGATACGGTGTTGCTGGCCGGTAAAGGACCGGAAGACACCCTGGAGCGTGGCCATGTGCTGCTGCCCTGGAACGAAGTTGAAGAGGCCCGGGCAGCCCTGGCGGGAGGTGCGCATGTTTGA
- the argJ gene encoding bifunctional glutamate N-acetyltransferase/amino-acid acetyltransferase ArgJ codes for MNLPQGFQTASLAAGIKPSGKTDLTAVVSDSPCAWAFAGTLSTAAAASVARNRDLYASGEAVRALLVNAGNANAATGDGGAQDNEEMAGLLAGLLGLAPQAVLTASTGVIGHRLPMPRVRLGVEALRGTFEEALTAHAQAIMTTDLVPKTAERTLSTGQRLVGVAKGSGMIHPNMATMFAFVYSDAEIDQELLRSRFGAIVDRTFNAVTVDGDTSTNDMAVVLANGAAGRADTREFLVALEEVMRDLARQIARDGEGASKLLTVRVTGAATETEALVAARTCAVSPLLKSAVHGNDPNWGRTIMALGRSGATLNLPQLRVSVQGTPVFAGQPLNYDAAQVSQTMRSEEVVFDIDLGVGSAHGEAWGCDLSAEYVRINAEYTT; via the coding sequence ATGAATCTACCCCAGGGCTTTCAGACGGCCTCACTGGCCGCCGGCATCAAACCTTCCGGAAAAACCGACCTCACGGCAGTCGTGAGTGATTCCCCGTGTGCCTGGGCCTTTGCGGGAACACTCTCCACGGCGGCGGCGGCGAGCGTAGCGCGCAACCGCGACCTGTACGCCTCCGGTGAAGCAGTGCGCGCCCTGCTGGTGAATGCCGGGAACGCCAACGCCGCAACCGGGGACGGTGGCGCGCAGGACAACGAGGAAATGGCGGGTCTGCTCGCCGGTCTGCTGGGGCTCGCGCCCCAGGCGGTGCTGACGGCCTCGACGGGTGTGATCGGTCACCGCCTGCCAATGCCGCGGGTACGCTTGGGGGTGGAGGCCCTTCGTGGCACCTTCGAGGAAGCGCTGACGGCACATGCGCAGGCCATCATGACGACGGACCTTGTACCAAAGACCGCCGAGCGCACCCTGTCCACCGGGCAACGGCTGGTGGGAGTCGCCAAAGGCAGCGGCATGATTCATCCCAACATGGCGACCATGTTCGCTTTCGTGTACAGCGACGCCGAAATCGATCAGGAGTTGCTGCGAAGCCGCTTCGGCGCCATCGTCGACCGAACCTTCAATGCCGTCACGGTCGACGGGGACACCAGCACCAACGACATGGCCGTGGTGCTTGCCAACGGCGCGGCGGGGCGGGCAGACACCCGCGAATTTCTGGTCGCCCTGGAAGAGGTGATGCGCGACCTTGCTCGTCAGATCGCCCGTGATGGAGAGGGGGCAAGCAAGCTTCTCACGGTGCGGGTGACGGGGGCGGCCACGGAAACCGAAGCGCTCGTTGCGGCGCGCACCTGCGCCGTGAGCCCGCTGCTGAAAAGCGCCGTGCACGGCAACGATCCCAACTGGGGGCGTACCATCATGGCGTTGGGACGCTCCGGGGCGACGCTCAATTTGCCGCAGCTGCGCGTCAGCGTGCAAGGCACGCCGGTCTTCGCCGGCCAGCCACTGAATTACGACGCTGCCCAGGTCTCGCAGACCATGCGAAGTGAGGAAGTGGTCTTCGACATCGACCTGGGCGTCGGAAGCGCGCATGGAGAAGCCTGGGGCTGCGATCTCAGCGCCGAGTACGTCCGGATCAACGCCGAATACACCACCTGA
- a CDS encoding sensor histidine kinase: MSDSHMSEARFRLALKAVRQGAWEFDLRTNEGYRSPELVQLLGVQQAHPTLSDFLSNVWPDDRPLVVQTFGQLRRGERDESVLQFRYRRDDGQTVWVEQHTLVERDEYGEACRLYGLSRDITLRKQAEQDLQQLNATLEARVAERTRELEAAAMRLATQNAALEARTMALEGFAELARGLTMQADPQVLLRRALEFALSVLPEGYGTYSQLEDGLWRTKVLVGNRRNAELQQVMEAGVPYDMMPSLSEPWSTRQPLYQAVYAPGSDLDEKLGSAIHALATLPVLVKGEPVGILGVVLFEQRPWAHVDKVVLETVARSLGVAMENARGVAELAQRTQELERSNQELEQFAYIASHDLQAPLRAVTSFAQLISDRYGALLDERGQVYLRQIVSNGQHMKHLVDDLLAFSRLHTQRRALKPISSAAVLATVVERLKADIEALGAQVAWDSQALPSVLADRGQLDSLLQNLLQNALKYHRSGVAPHVRVSAERDAGFWRFAVTDNGIGIGQQHFERVFEIFQRLHSRAEYEGTGIGLAVCKRIVEGHGGHLWLESTPGAGSTFYFTLPAVPVPEVKTKGAPWRVAHRDAGHGI, translated from the coding sequence ATGTCCGATTCCCACATGAGCGAAGCGCGCTTCCGGCTGGCCCTGAAGGCTGTCCGGCAGGGCGCGTGGGAATTCGATCTGCGCACCAACGAAGGCTACCGCTCGCCCGAACTGGTGCAACTGCTGGGCGTTCAGCAGGCCCATCCCACCCTGAGCGACTTCCTTTCGAACGTCTGGCCCGACGACCGCCCCCTGGTAGTGCAGACTTTCGGACAACTCCGCCGGGGCGAGCGGGACGAGTCGGTCCTGCAGTTTCGCTACCGGCGTGATGACGGGCAGACAGTCTGGGTCGAGCAGCACACCCTGGTCGAGCGGGACGAGTACGGTGAGGCCTGCCGGTTGTACGGCCTGTCCCGCGACATCACCCTGCGCAAGCAGGCCGAGCAGGACCTGCAACAGCTGAACGCCACTCTGGAAGCGCGCGTGGCTGAACGGACCCGTGAACTGGAAGCTGCCGCCATGCGGCTGGCCACCCAGAACGCCGCACTCGAAGCGCGCACGATGGCCCTGGAAGGGTTTGCGGAGCTCGCGCGGGGCCTGACCATGCAGGCCGATCCCCAGGTGCTGCTGCGGCGTGCCCTGGAGTTCGCGCTGTCCGTGCTGCCCGAGGGCTACGGAACCTACTCTCAGCTCGAGGACGGCTTGTGGCGCACCAAAGTGCTGGTCGGCAACCGGCGCAACGCCGAGCTGCAACAGGTCATGGAAGCCGGGGTCCCTTATGACATGATGCCCAGTCTCTCGGAACCGTGGAGCACGCGCCAGCCGCTGTATCAGGCTGTCTACGCACCCGGCAGTGACCTCGACGAGAAGCTCGGCAGCGCCATTCACGCGCTGGCAACCCTGCCGGTGCTGGTGAAAGGTGAACCGGTGGGAATTCTGGGGGTAGTGTTGTTCGAGCAGCGTCCCTGGGCTCACGTCGACAAGGTGGTGCTGGAAACCGTAGCGCGCAGTCTGGGCGTGGCCATGGAAAATGCGCGCGGGGTAGCGGAACTGGCACAACGCACCCAAGAGCTCGAACGCAGCAACCAGGAGCTCGAGCAGTTCGCCTACATCGCCTCGCACGATCTGCAGGCACCACTTCGTGCGGTCACCAGCTTCGCGCAGTTGATCAGTGACCGCTACGGCGCGCTGCTCGACGAGCGCGGCCAGGTTTACCTGCGCCAGATCGTTTCGAACGGACAGCACATGAAGCACCTCGTGGACGATCTGCTGGCGTTTTCGCGCCTGCACACCCAGCGGCGTGCCCTGAAACCGATCAGCAGCGCCGCCGTGCTCGCGACCGTGGTCGAGCGTCTGAAAGCGGACATCGAGGCCCTCGGAGCACAGGTCGCCTGGGATTCGCAGGCCTTGCCCAGCGTACTGGCCGATCGGGGACAGCTCGACTCGCTGCTGCAGAATCTGCTGCAGAATGCCCTGAAGTATCACCGCTCAGGCGTCGCGCCGCACGTCCGGGTGAGCGCGGAGCGCGACGCCGGGTTCTGGCGCTTCGCGGTGACCGACAACGGGATTGGCATCGGTCAGCAGCACTTCGAGCGGGTCTTCGAGATTTTTCAGCGCCTGCACTCGCGCGCGGAGTACGAAGGCACCGGCATCGGTCTGGCGGTCTGCAAACGCATTGTCGAAGGACACGGCGGACACTTGTGGCTCGAAAGCACGCCGGGAGCGGGCAGCACCTTTTACTTCACACTGCCCGCCGTACCTGTCCCGGAAGTCAAGACAAAGGGCGCACCCTGGAGGGTGGCGCACCGCGACGCTGGGCATGGAATTTGA
- the argF gene encoding ornithine carbamoyltransferase, whose product MTLSASPHPDRPGPHGELPTPILQGRDFLSSLDLSAGELRTVLDTAHSMKRGEWRGTRPLAGLALALIFEKASLRTRTTFDVGMYQLGGHAITLSNQEIGLGSRERVADVARNLERWVDGVMGRVYEQTTLIELAECSSVPVINGLSDALHPVQLLADYQTIEERFPDTRGVRIAFLGDGNNLANSHIEMARLTGASLTVCTPVGHEPNGRVLMEALKAGAEVRLTHDVNEAVTGAQVLYTDVWISMGQESEAERKKRVFYSQGFQVTPDMLERIAPEGIFLHCLPAHYGEEVVPEATEHAKSFVFDQAENRLHAQKALLYHILGGQLPRW is encoded by the coding sequence ATGACGCTTTCGGCTTCTCCTCACCCTGACCGTCCCGGACCACACGGGGAATTGCCCACGCCCATTTTGCAAGGCCGGGACTTTCTCTCCAGCCTCGACCTCAGCGCCGGAGAATTGCGTACTGTTCTGGATACCGCACACAGCATGAAGCGCGGCGAGTGGCGCGGCACGCGTCCGCTGGCAGGTCTGGCGCTGGCTCTCATTTTCGAGAAAGCCTCGCTGCGTACCCGCACCACTTTCGACGTCGGCATGTACCAGCTGGGCGGACACGCCATCACCCTCAGCAATCAGGAAATCGGGCTGGGCAGCCGTGAACGCGTGGCCGACGTGGCCCGCAACCTGGAGCGCTGGGTGGACGGCGTGATGGGCCGCGTCTACGAGCAGACCACGCTGATCGAGCTGGCCGAGTGCTCGAGCGTTCCGGTGATCAACGGTCTCAGTGACGCCCTGCACCCGGTGCAGCTGCTGGCAGACTACCAGACCATCGAGGAACGCTTCCCCGATACGCGCGGTGTGAGAATCGCCTTTCTGGGTGACGGCAACAACCTCGCCAACAGCCACATCGAAATGGCCCGCCTGACGGGCGCCAGCCTGACCGTCTGCACTCCAGTCGGTCATGAGCCCAACGGTCGGGTGCTGATGGAAGCCCTGAAGGCGGGGGCCGAGGTCAGGCTCACTCACGACGTGAACGAGGCCGTGACGGGCGCTCAGGTGCTCTACACCGACGTGTGGATCAGCATGGGCCAGGAAAGCGAAGCCGAGCGCAAAAAGCGGGTGTTCTACTCGCAGGGCTTTCAGGTCACGCCGGACATGCTCGAACGTATTGCGCCCGAAGGCATCTTTCTGCACTGTCTGCCCGCACACTACGGCGAGGAAGTGGTGCCCGAGGCCACCGAGCATGCCAAGAGTTTCGTGTTCGATCAGGCCGAAAACCGCCTGCACGCCCAGAAAGCGCTGCTCTATCACATCCTGGGTGGGCAGCTTCCACGCTGGTGA
- a CDS encoding PAAR domain-containing protein has protein sequence MPSAARLSDLHTCPMVTGTVAHVGGPISGPGVPSVLISGLPAAVAGDACVCAGPPDTIVAGSATVLIGGRPAARQGDPTVHGGVIVAGAPNVMIGG, from the coding sequence ATGCCATCTGCCGCCCGCCTGTCCGACCTCCACACCTGCCCGATGGTAACCGGCACCGTTGCGCACGTCGGCGGCCCGATTTCGGGTCCGGGCGTGCCCAGCGTGCTCATTTCCGGCCTGCCGGCAGCCGTGGCCGGTGACGCATGCGTCTGTGCCGGGCCCCCCGACACGATTGTCGCCGGCTCCGCGACCGTGCTGATCGGCGGTCGCCCGGCGGCGCGCCAAGGTGACCCGACCGTGCACGGTGGCGTGATCGTGGCGGGTGCACCGAATGTCATGATCGGCGGATAG
- the argC gene encoding N-acetyl-gamma-glutamyl-phosphate reductase, whose product MSKPTIFIDGEAGTTGLQIRARLRHRRDLALVSIDPARRKDEAARRDLLNSVDLAVLCLPDDAAREALRLIDNPQVRVLDASSAHRVQDGWTYGFPELTRNQAQAIGEARFVSNPGCYATGMIALVRPLVDAGLLPADYPLSVQGASGYSGGGRSLVDAMEGRGGEHPLAGPYRAYALELAHKHAPEMQRHGGLSLRPLFTPAVGAWRQGMLIQVPLHLRTLGGVTASELHGALQQHYAGQRFVQVMPLESNPAVLDPEALADTNQMELFVYHNEHHQVLLMARLDNLGKGASGAAAQNVDLMLGLTGDHSYTVHQDTVQGSMPAASLEPSS is encoded by the coding sequence TTGAGTAAACCCACCATCTTCATCGACGGCGAAGCGGGCACCACCGGTTTGCAGATCCGCGCCCGCCTGCGCCACCGCCGCGACCTCGCGCTCGTCAGCATCGACCCGGCGCGCCGCAAGGACGAAGCGGCCCGCCGTGACCTGCTCAACAGCGTGGACCTCGCGGTGCTGTGCCTGCCCGACGATGCCGCCCGGGAAGCGCTGCGCCTGATCGACAATCCCCAGGTGCGGGTGCTGGACGCCAGCAGCGCCCACCGCGTGCAGGACGGCTGGACTTACGGTTTTCCGGAGCTGACCAGGAATCAGGCTCAGGCCATCGGCGAGGCACGCTTCGTGAGCAACCCGGGCTGCTACGCCACCGGCATGATCGCGCTGGTGCGCCCGCTGGTGGACGCGGGTCTGCTGCCCGCCGATTACCCGCTCAGCGTACAGGGCGCGTCGGGGTACAGTGGCGGCGGACGGTCGCTGGTCGACGCCATGGAAGGGCGCGGCGGTGAACACCCCCTGGCCGGACCTTACCGGGCCTACGCGCTGGAGCTGGCGCACAAGCACGCGCCCGAAATGCAGCGGCACGGTGGCCTGAGCCTGAGGCCGCTCTTCACGCCTGCCGTGGGCGCCTGGCGGCAGGGCATGCTGATTCAGGTACCACTGCACCTGCGCACCCTGGGCGGGGTCACGGCATCGGAGCTGCACGGCGCCCTGCAGCAGCACTACGCCGGCCAGCGCTTTGTGCAGGTCATGCCACTGGAAAGCAATCCGGCTGTGCTCGATCCGGAGGCCCTCGCCGACACCAACCAGATGGAACTCTTCGTGTATCACAACGAACATCACCAGGTGCTGCTGATGGCGCGACTCGACAACCTGGGCAAAGGGGCTTCGGGCGCGGCCGCGCAGAACGTGGACCTGATGCTGGGGCTCACAGGTGACCATTCATACACCGTGCATCAGGACACCGTGCAGGGCAGCATGCCCGCAGCCTCGCTGGAGCCGTCCTCCTGA
- a CDS encoding glycoside hydrolase family 15 protein: MPYLPLEDYGLIGDMRTSALIGKNGSVDWMCYPCFDSPSIFCALLDDAKGGRFQIAPEVEVSSTRQLYLPDSNVLVTAFMCEQGILEVIDFMPVPPEARITPDRPLGVGGPPPRLVRLVRALTGELPVKASCRPAFDYARQPHALEVRGRDAEFRTPELALRLRASVDLAAEEDAAVARFTLRQGEDVSFTLGAHDDPVPENLSALERDTLDFWRNWISQCQYTGRWREAVWRSALALKLLTFAPSGAIVAAPTTSLPEHVGGERNWDYRYMWPRDAAFTVYALLRLGFTAEAKAFNDFIEARSREGGSGIVRPIYRIDGGNSLDEQELPHLEGYRGSRPVRIGNGAHGQKQLDIYGELIDAIYLYNRHGEPLSYDEWCEVRAMLDWVCEHWREDDDGIWEVRSGQQPHLLSKVMCWVALERGIRIANYRGLPGQLDRWREERDTIYEEVMSRGFDPELGAFTQAYDTKLMDGANLLLPLVKFVGPRDPRWLSTLDRSLEKLAVGPLVYRYRLEDGADDGLEGEEGAFLACSFWMVECLVRAGRLEEARTKFEQLLAFSSPLGLMSEEFGQSGCLLGNMPQALSHLALISAAFHLDRALSGRSIG, from the coding sequence GTGCCCTACCTGCCCTTGGAAGACTACGGCCTGATCGGCGATATGCGTACCAGCGCGTTGATTGGCAAGAATGGCAGTGTCGACTGGATGTGTTACCCCTGTTTCGACAGCCCCAGCATTTTCTGCGCTTTGCTTGACGACGCCAAAGGTGGGCGTTTCCAGATCGCTCCGGAAGTCGAGGTCTCGTCGACGAGGCAGCTGTATCTGCCTGACAGCAATGTGCTGGTCACCGCCTTCATGTGCGAACAGGGCATTCTGGAAGTCATCGATTTCATGCCGGTGCCTCCGGAGGCCCGCATCACGCCTGATCGGCCTCTTGGTGTGGGTGGACCGCCGCCCCGGCTGGTCCGGCTGGTGCGCGCGCTCACGGGGGAGTTGCCGGTGAAGGCGTCCTGCCGACCGGCCTTTGACTATGCCCGGCAACCTCACGCGCTCGAAGTGCGTGGACGGGACGCCGAGTTCCGCACTCCAGAACTCGCTTTGCGGCTGCGGGCCAGCGTGGACCTCGCAGCAGAGGAAGACGCGGCCGTCGCCCGCTTCACGCTGCGTCAGGGGGAGGACGTTTCTTTCACGCTGGGCGCACATGACGATCCGGTGCCGGAGAACCTTTCGGCCCTTGAGCGCGATACCCTGGACTTCTGGCGAAACTGGATCTCGCAGTGCCAGTACACCGGTCGCTGGCGTGAGGCCGTGTGGCGCAGCGCGCTGGCCCTCAAGCTGCTCACCTTCGCGCCCTCTGGTGCGATCGTGGCGGCGCCGACCACTTCGCTGCCCGAGCACGTTGGTGGAGAGCGCAACTGGGACTACCGCTACATGTGGCCACGCGACGCGGCCTTCACGGTGTACGCCCTGCTGCGCCTCGGTTTTACTGCCGAGGCCAAGGCTTTCAACGACTTCATCGAAGCCCGTTCGCGCGAAGGCGGCAGTGGTATCGTGCGGCCCATTTACCGCATCGACGGCGGCAACAGCCTCGATGAGCAGGAACTGCCGCACCTGGAAGGTTACAGAGGTTCGCGTCCCGTGCGCATCGGCAACGGCGCACACGGCCAGAAGCAGCTCGACATCTACGGCGAGCTGATCGATGCCATCTACCTCTACAACCGTCATGGGGAACCGCTGTCCTACGACGAATGGTGCGAGGTGCGCGCCATGCTCGACTGGGTCTGCGAGCACTGGCGTGAAGACGACGACGGCATCTGGGAAGTGCGCAGCGGACAGCAGCCTCACCTGCTCTCCAAGGTGATGTGCTGGGTGGCACTGGAACGCGGCATCCGCATTGCCAACTACCGTGGGCTGCCCGGTCAGCTTGATCGCTGGCGTGAGGAGCGCGACACCATCTACGAGGAAGTCATGTCGCGTGGCTTTGACCCCGAACTCGGCGCCTTCACGCAGGCCTACGACACGAAGTTGATGGACGGCGCCAATCTGCTGCTGCCGCTTGTCAAGTTTGTCGGACCCCGTGATCCCCGCTGGCTCAGCACCCTGGATCGCAGCCTGGAAAAACTGGCAGTGGGACCGCTCGTGTACCGCTACCGGCTGGAGGACGGCGCGGACGACGGCCTGGAAGGTGAGGAAGGGGCTTTTCTGGCGTGCAGCTTCTGGATGGTGGAGTGCCTCGTGCGCGCCGGGCGCCTGGAAGAAGCCCGCACCAAATTTGAGCAGCTGCTCGCCTTTTCCTCGCCGCTGGGCCTGATGTCCGAAGAGTTCGGGCAAAGCGGATGCCTGCTGGGCAACATGCCGCAGGCCCTGTCACACCTGGCCTTGATTTCAGCGGCCTTTCACCTCGACCGGGCGCTGAGCGGACGGAGCATAGGCTGA